GGATTGGTTGCCCCATCGCCGAGGACGTTTTCCTGCGTGTACACAATCTCGCCGAAGGCCGGCTGGTAAAACGCGCCCGGCGACGGCCAGGTGTCAAGGCTTTTCCCTTTCGCCGACGCCAGAGGCGCCCAGTAACTTTCAAACAGATTGCCCCAGAAGCCCGCGCCGTACATCGCGGCAAGCGCTTGCTCCACGGCATGCAGTTGCTTATCGGGCACGCGACGACGCAGATCGGCGCGCACGGCTTCCATACCGCCCATCTCAACAACCCGCCCCTCCTGATCGACAAGCAACGTCAATTCCTTGTCCAGGAGCGCCAAGTAGGCCAATTCCGTGGTTGTGGGTTCACCGGCGTCGTTCTTGGTGTCAAAGCGTTCCGTATATTCGCCCGGAGCCTCGACGGCTAGTTGCGCCCGGCTAACGGCAAAGGCCACCCGGTGTCGGCCGTCTTCCTCCGTAGGCAGAACACGCAGTTCCAGATCAAGAATTTGATGGGACTCCCACTTGGTTTGGAAGCTCCCTTGACGGCGCATATCGTCGTACATATCAATGGTGACATGGTATTGATCGGTCGTGCCGGGATGGAGGGTCAGCGCCAACGGCGGTAGCGACTTACTACAGCCGAGCAGCGCCCACATCAGCGCCATGGCCGGCCAGAAGCTCATTCGCAATCGATTTCTCACCTCGATACTCCTTTTCGAGCGATTTTGCAGCATACCACCATGCAAACGCTTTGCGGCGGCAAAAAAGGCATTGACTTTCGTGCCCGCAAGCGATAAATCCGCGCCCGAGAATCGAAAAAAAAGGAGCGCGCTATGTGGGAGGCCATCGGCGGTTTTGCCCTCGTTTTCACGCTGCGGCTGTGTGACGTCAGTCTCGGTACGCTGCGCATGCTCTTTACCGTGCGCGGCCGCAAGTGGATTGCGGGCACTATCGGAACCATTGAAGTATCGATTTTCCTATTCGCGCTCTCCCACGTCGTCGGCGCCGGTGCCGATATGGCGTGGGCGAAATTCTTTGGTTATTGCTTTGGTTTCGGAACCGGAACGGTGCTCGGCATCCGGATCGAAGAATGGCTCGCCCCCGGTAACGTGCGAGTCACGATTGTCAGCCGGGAGATGCCGGACCTTGTGATCCGCGATCTGCGCAACGCCGGTTTCGGCGTCACCGAGGCCGACGGGCGCGGCAAAGACGGCGCAGTTTCGATCCTGATCGTCGTGACGCGCCGGCGGGATCTGCCCTACCTCAATGACATTGTCCTCAATCGCGATCCGGACGCCTTTATCTCAACGAACGAGGCGCATTTCATTTATCGCGGCTATTTGCACAAAATCAAACGGAAGTAAGCGGTTTCTTATCGGGTTTTATTGTTTTCCGACTGACATCAAGTCGCAAAACAATTAGACTATGCGTGAATGTTGATGGCGCTTTCGTTCGTATCCGGCCACGACGCTCCGCGGGTGTGACCGATAACTCCGCAAGCAGGAGGATGTCTTGATTCCCGACGGATTTGTGCTGCTGCTTTCGAATCATCAGATCGGCCAGCGTTTGGAAGAAATCGGCGCCGACCTGCGACATCAACTCGGTAACCACGAAGTTACCTTCGTCGGTATCCTGGATGGCGCGCTGTTCGTCATGACCGACCTGATCCGCGCCTATCAACTCGATGCGAAAGTCGATTTCCTGCGGGTCACCAGCTACCGCGGCGGCACGGAGAGCGGCGAGTTGACGATGCTTTCGGGCCTGACGTGGAACGTCAAGGAACACGACGTGGTGTTGGTAGACGATATCCTCGACAGCGGACAGACCCTGGCGTTTTGCCGGCAACATCTCATGGCCATGGGCGCGGCGAGCATCACTTCGGTGGTGTTGCTGACGAAAGAACGACACCGTGATTTTCAACTCGAAAACCCGGTCGTCGGCTTTCGCATACCGGATCGCTTTGTGATCGGCTACGGCCTCGATTTTGAGGGACGCTTCCGGCACCTGCCGGACATTTACATCAA
The DNA window shown above is from Candidatus Lernaella stagnicola and carries:
- a CDS encoding phosphoribosyltransferase family protein, coding for MIPDGFVLLLSNHQIGQRLEEIGADLRHQLGNHEVTFVGILDGALFVMTDLIRAYQLDAKVDFLRVTSYRGGTESGELTMLSGLTWNVKEHDVVLVDDILDSGQTLAFCRQHLMAMGAASITSVVLLTKERHRDFQLENPVVGFRIPDRFVIGYGLDFEGRFRHLPDIYIKDKEGAE
- a CDS encoding DUF5698 domain-containing protein, producing MWEAIGGFALVFTLRLCDVSLGTLRMLFTVRGRKWIAGTIGTIEVSIFLFALSHVVGAGADMAWAKFFGYCFGFGTGTVLGIRIEEWLAPGNVRVTIVSREMPDLVIRDLRNAGFGVTEADGRGKDGAVSILIVVTRRRDLPYLNDIVLNRDPDAFISTNEAHFIYRGYLHKIKRK
- a CDS encoding DUF6263 family protein, yielding MRNRLRMSFWPAMALMWALLGCSKSLPPLALTLHPGTTDQYHVTIDMYDDMRRQGSFQTKWESHQILDLELRVLPTEEDGRHRVAFAVSRAQLAVEAPGEYTERFDTKNDAGEPTTTELAYLALLDKELTLLVDQEGRVVEMGGMEAVRADLRRRVPDKQLHAVEQALAAMYGAGFWGNLFESYWAPLASAKGKSLDTWPSPGAFYQPAFGEIVYTQENVLGDGATNPATVEFSGAIRASEQAKDGRGRVPVNPVPFRLLSGTVKGRMLLDRRKGRLESLSRTIVLLIAAGEKRRSPQRRMTVKTHLERL